One genomic window of Mus caroli chromosome 12, CAROLI_EIJ_v1.1, whole genome shotgun sequence includes the following:
- the Timm9 gene encoding LOW QUALITY PROTEIN: mitochondrial import inner membrane translocase subunit Tim9 (The sequence of the model RefSeq protein was modified relative to this genomic sequence to represent the inferred CDS: deleted 1 base in 1 codon), translated as MAAQIPESDQIKQFKEFLGTYNKLTETCFLDCVKDFTTREVKPEEVTCSEHCLQKYYRNLQKYLKMTQRISVRFQEYHIQQNEALAAKAGLLGQPR; from the exons ATGGCTGCACAGATACCAGAATCTGACCAGATAAAACAG TTTAAGGAGTTCCTGGGAACCTACAATAAACTTACAGAAACCTGCTTTTTGGACTGTGTTAAAGACTTCACAACAAGAGAGGTGAAACCTGAAGAG GTGACCTGTTCAGAACATTGCTTACAGAAATATTACAGAAat ttacagaaatatttaaaaatgacacaGAGGATATCCGTGAGATTTCAGGAATATCACATTCAGCAGAATGAAGCCCTGGCAGCCAAAGCAGGCCTCCTGGGCCAGCCACGGTAG
- the Tomm20l gene encoding TOMM20-like protein 1, with translation MPSVRLGVGLLAGLAAGGAVVLLSYCVYLDWRRHRDPGFRCRLRDKRRVGQHKAQAPARQLWDPVKKEELQEYFFREVQMGKLCLIRGERGMGFEHLTNALLVCEQPKELLMFFKKTLPPEVFQMLLDKIPLICQQLKETCTSTEHLKDDLD, from the exons ATGCCCAGCGTCCGTCTTGGCGTCGGTCTCCTGGCGGGCTTGGCAGCGGGCGGCGCCGTCGTCCTGCTCAGCTACTGCGTCTACTTGGACTGGAGGCGGCACCGAGACCCCGGATTCCGCTGCCGCCTGCGGGACA AGAGAAGAGTTGGACAGCACAAGGCCCAGGCGCCCGCCAGGCAG TTATGGGATCCAGTAAAGAAGGAAGAGCTACAAGAATATTTTTTTCGAGAGGTGCAGATGGGAAAACTTTGTTTAATTAGAG GGGAGCGTGGAATGGGCTTTGAACATCTCACCAATGCCCTTTTAGTGTGTGAGCAACCAAAGGAGCTTCTGATGTTTTTCAAAAAAACACTCCCTCCCGAGGTTTTTCAGATGCTATTGGACAAGATTCCCCTTATTTGCCAG CAACTCAAGGAGACATGCACGAGCACGGAGCACTTGAAGGATGACCTCGACTGA